Proteins found in one Canis aureus isolate CA01 chromosome 19, VMU_Caureus_v.1.0, whole genome shotgun sequence genomic segment:
- the LOC144290513 gene encoding LOW QUALITY PROTEIN: uncharacterized protein LOC144290513 (The sequence of the model RefSeq protein was modified relative to this genomic sequence to represent the inferred CDS: inserted 2 bases in 1 codon; substituted 1 base at 1 genomic stop codon), with translation MDSVTFEDVAVSFTLEEWALLDSSQKKLYRDVMRETFRNLSSIGKKWKEHDTEDRDNNQERKLRSHVVEKPCESKEGHQSGETISQTPDLNLNKKSPGVKPPEGHQCGDTITQIPDLNLNKKSSSGVKPPEGRQCGETITQIPGINLNKKTPSGLKPCECSVCGKVFVRHSSLNRHIRSHTGHKPYEYHEYEEKPYKCKECGKAFSYRKSVHRHERTHTGEKPYECQECGKAFTWLTTFRRHMITHTGDGPYKCKECGKAFSCSTSLRTHERTHTGEKPYQCQQCGKSLRSPLGLRIHERNHTGEKPYECKQCGKALSCPSSFRRHERTHTAEKQYECKQCEKTFSSPLGLRIHERIHTGEKPYECKECGKAFISLSSIRTHMITHTGDGPYKCKECGKAFICPSSFRSHERTHTGEKPYECKQCGKTFSWPSSFRIHERTHTGEKPYECKECGKTFIYRTTFQGHMRKHTGEKPYKCKECGKAFISPSSVRTHMIMHTGDGPYKCKECGKAFNFPSSFRIHERTHTGEKPYECKQXVVEPSVVTHPFEHMKKLTLEKNPMNVRNVEKPSFIALPFEDMXECTLERNHTNVKNVGKPSVAPIHFEGMKDLILNRNLLNVSSVGKHQLTFILTCENPHWKEI, from the exons gagcatGACACTGAAGATAGGGACAATAACCAGGAGAGAAAACTAAG aagtcaTGTGGTAGAAAAACCTTGTGAAAGCAAAGAGGGTCATCAGAGTGGAGAAACCATCAGCCAGACTCCAGATCTTAATCTGAACAAGAAAAGTCCTGGAGTAAAACCACCTGAAGGTCACCAGTGTGGAGACACCATCACCCAAATTCCAGATCTTAATCTCAACAAGAAAAGTTCTTCTGGAGTAAAACCACCTGAAGGTCGTCAGTGTGGAGAAACCATCACCCAGATTCCAGGTATTAATCTGAACAAGAAAACACCTTCTGGACTAAAACCATGTGAATGTAGCGTGTGTGGAAAAGTCTTTGTGCGTCACTCATCCCTTAATAGGCACATCAGATCTCACACTGGACACAAGCCGTATGAGTATCACGAGTATGAAGAGAAGCCATATAAGTgcaaggaatgtgggaaagccttcagttACCGCAAATCTGTTCACAGACACGAAAGGactcacactggagaaaaaccctatgaatgtcaggaatgtgggaaagctttcaCGTGGCTCACAACTTTTCGAAGACACATGATAACTCACACAGGAGATGGACCTtataaatgtaaggaatgtgggaaagcttttAGTTGTTCAACTTCATTGCGAACACATGAAAGgactcacactggagagaaaccctatcaGTGTCAACAGTGTGGTAAATCCCTCAGATCCCCACTGGGTTTACGAATACATGAAAGAaatcacactggagagaaaccctatgaatgtaagcaGTGTGGGAAAGCCCTCAGTTGCCCCAGTTCCTTTCGAAGACATGAAAGGACTCACACTGCAGAGAAGCAGTATGAATGTAAACAATGTGAGAAAACGTTCAGTTCTCCTCTAGGTTTGCGAATACATGAAAgaattcacacaggagagaaaccttacgaatgtaaagaatgtgggaaagccttcattTCTCTGTCAAGCATTCGGACACACATGATAACACACACTGGAGATGGACCTtataaatgtaaggaatgtgggaaagccttcattTGTCCCAGTTCCTTTCGATCACATGAAAGGACGCACACcggagagaaaccctatgaatgtaaacAGTGTGGTAAAACCTTCAGTTGGCCCAGTTCCTTTCGAATACATGAAAgaactcacactggagagaaaccttatgaatgtaaggaatgtggcaaAACCTTCATTTATCGCACAACCTTTCAGGGACACATGAGAAAgcacactggagagaagccctataaatgtaaagaatgtgggaaagcctttattTCTCCGTCAAGTGTTCGAACACACATGATCATGCACACTGGAGATGGGCCTTATAAATGTAAGGAATGCGGGAAAGCCTTCAATTTTCCCAGTTCATTTCGAATACATGAGAGaactcacacaggagagaagcctTATGAATGTAAACA TGTGGTAGAGCCTTCAGTTGTTACACATCCTTTCGAACACATGAAAAAactcacactggagaaaaaccctatgaatgtaaggaatgtggaaaagccttcatTTATCGCACTACCTTTCGAGGACATGTGAGAAtgcacactggagagaaaccatacaaatgtaaagaatgtgggaaagccttcagtcGCCCCAATTCATTTCGAAGGCATGAAAGATCTCATACTGAATAGAAACCTCTTGAATGTAAGCAGTGTGGGTAAACATCAATTGACCTTCATCCTTACATGTGAAAACCCCCATTGGAAAGAAATCTAA